The DNA sequence TCAATTACAGGCCTGATCGATAGCCTAAGCGGAACCATCCGGTATCAGGATGAAAAAACCGTGGTAAGAGTTCTGCAGGTGATGCCCGATTCAGGCAGCTCCAGCAGCTTGCTGTCGGGAAGCAACATGACTCAGTCCTATTTAAAAAGCGATGATTACGAGCTGAAAATAAATCCAATAAGCTTTAAAGCATTTAAAACCATGGTCGCCGAGAACACAAAAACAGCGTTAAACGGAAAATATGATATGGTCGTGTTCGGTTTTAAGGACAGCTACAACGAGGGTAGTTCTTTAGATGCCGGCACTGCCGGTGTGGTTCATGAATTCATCCAATCGGGACAAGGCGTCATGTTTACACATGATACGATTTATAAGAGCACAACCAGCAGCAATCCATGGGTTGATCATTTCCAATCAGACACCGGACAGATTAATCCTGAAACCAACCTCGGACTCGGCAATCCCTTAAGCGGCACATCCACCAAGGTTGTAAATACCGGTCTGCTGACGCAATTTCCATTCGATTTAAGCAAAACACCGGCATCCGGAAGCATAGGACAAATTGCAACCACGCATAATCAGTATTTCACACTGGATCTCGATGATGAAAACGTCGTGCCCTGGTACAACATCAATTCTACCGGCCGGGATGTCGACGACAGCTGGAACCATTACTATACCTATACCAAAGGCAACGTCACATACTCAGGCACAGGGCATACCAGTACAGGCTTCCCTAACTGGGAGCAGCGCCTGTTCGTCAATACGATGTATCGCGCGTTTATCGGGGCCAATCATGCTCCTGAAATTACGGTCATCAGTCCCAAGGAAAATGCAGTCATTCCGTCTTATCAAAAGATTCCTGTCAGTTATACGGTGAATGATCTCGATTTGAAGGACCGCAATATTATGACGCAAGTCAAAATCCTTCAGAATGATCAAGTCATCAGTTCCTTTCCACTGGAGGAGGACAAAGTGCTTTCCGGCTCTACCATTTCGTATAACCTGGAGAATCCATTAAAAGATATCAAGGACGAGGGCCGGTTAAAGATTGTCATCACTGCGCATGACCTGCACGGCGCCCAGGCAGAACCCAAGATCATCAATATTATCGTCAAGAAGAGCAAAGACAGCCTCCAGGTAGACCGTTCTCTCCGTGAGGATCAGCGCGGCAAGGATATTTTTACGGATGAAGCCCTGGATATCACCTACACAGTCAAACCGGTTGCCATCCCTACAGAACTCGGAACCATAGATCCCGCTAAAATGATTGTGACGGATCTTCGTTTTAACGAGAAGCTGCCACCAAACCTTGAGGTTGGCGAGATCAAACTGGACAGCTCTAAAGGCAGCATCCAGAAGACCGGCTCGCTTAAAGAGGGCTATACGCTTACCGGAACCTTATCCAATGTAACGTACCTACTTTCGGAGGACGGCCAGAATTACATGACGAATCCTGAGGATTCGATTCAATTTATCGTTCCCGTGATACCTAAGGAAAAAGGAAACTATCTGCTGGACCAATCGACACTTGGCTTCAGGGATTTTGATGAACAGTCCAAGAAGGCGGCCTTCCCGGTCATCTCATTCACAGCCAAAAAGAGACTGACCGAGCTATCAATCGGTAAAGAATATACGATTCTAAAAGGGACATCCATCGTACTTCCCGTCACTTACAAGCCGGAAGATGTGGATCCTAAATCGCTGGTATTCTCCTGGAGCAGTGCCGATCCGAAAATTGCTTCGGTCGATGATCAAGGAAAGGTAACCGGAAACAATGCAGGCACAACCACCGTAACGGTCCGGTCAACCGATGGAAGCCACTTGGAAGCCAGCGCAAAAATCACGGTGTTCGATCCTGTGCTTACGCTAAAAGCTCCTGAACAAATCAAAGTGAACCAAGCCGGGAAACTCCAAGCCATAATGGACCAGAAATATTTGCAAAATGTAAAGCTGACCTGGAAGTTCAGAGGTGCCGGCGATGATATGAAGGCCGTGTTGATCGATTCGGGCGATGCATGGAGCCGTGACTTGAAAGGTATTGCCGTTGGTCCTGTGACGGTTGAAGTTACGCTGGAAGCCGTACTTGCGGGCTCGACAACCAAAGTTCAATCCGCCGCTTCGGCGCAGGTGATTATCATCAATCCCCTGGAGTCCATCTCCATCGACGGGGAATCCTCTGTTGTCATTGGCAAAACAATTGCTCTTAAGCCGGTTTTAAACCCTACCGATGCTGAAAATGTGCCACCTCTGGTATGGTCATTCAAGGGTGCCGATGACAGTAAATATGCTAAGTTGGAAGTAACGGCGGAAGGCGTAACGGTTACCGGCAAGCAAAAAGGCACAGTTACCGTTCAATTGAAGGTGGGCAATCTCGTTGCCGAGCATGCAGTGGTGATTAAGCAGTCACTTACCGGACTGCAGCTGCCATACAGCCTGACCATCTATGAGGGCGATCTTTTCGATCTGACGACCAAGCTGGCCATGCTGCCTCATGGCGGTGTCGTACCCGATCAAGTTAAAAGCGGCCTGATATGGGTAAGCAATAATACCAACAATGTTACGGTTATTCCAAGCGGAGCCCATGCGGGAACTATTACCGGCCAGCATGTGGGACAGGCCATTGTCACTGTGACGTTCAAAGACGATCCGAATATTAAAGCCGAGATTATTATCGAGGTGAAGAAGAAGTCAGCCGGGGCAACCGGTAACGACCGTTACTAGGCTCCTGAAGCTGAAGAAAGGACCGCTGGAATTCCAGCGGTCCTTTCTTTGTATTTTTTTAAAGCAGCATGGTCTTACTTTTGATGGAAAGGCAGGCTTCTACGACTCCAGCTTCAAGCTGCCGATCCGGACACTGATTTTGCTGACCCTTGGGAGCCCGATATACTGATGCTTGAACACATCACCGTTATATTCCACGCTGAATCGCGCAGTCTGTTGCTCACCGACCTGCTGCTCGAAAACGAGTGGATCGGAAGATCCGGACGGCCCGTCCGCCCTACCGCGCATGGCATTAATGGTCAAATCGCCTTTGGCGAAGAAGCCTCCTTTTAAGTGAAAGGTAGATCCGACACCGTAGAGCTCGGCTTTATCATCCGTATAAAAGAAAGCACTCAGAATGGTTGGTCTCTCCGTATTCTTAAACGCGTCCACCCTATAGATTTCGATCGGGCCCTTGCCGATCAGCACCAATTCTTTTCCGTTCAGACCTTGAATGCTTGCATCCACAATTTCGGTTTTGCCTAACGTAAAAACCGTCGAGTCGAAATGAACGTTACCATTGATCGCAATATTGCCCGTCACCAGGATATTTCCGGCGATACCGATATCTCCTGCGAACCGTGCGTCAATATTCAAATTCCCATTTACGATCAACCAGTTGGTTTTGCCGCTTCCCTGTGATGTATTGATTTTCAGGCTTTGCAGCATACTGCCATCCACCGTTAAATCCCCTCTAAAAATGGCAGATTGGTTTAAGTCGGTCAACTGCGCTACAAGCTTATTTAGTGCTTCTTTATAAACCGCGAGTTTTACTTTGTACTCTTCTATATCCGCATTGTACTTTGTAATCTCTTCTTCGGATGCGCCCTCCCCCGGTATAGGAGGATAGGCTGGCTCTTCGGGCATTTCAAGCTGCAAAAACGGAGCGTTGCCATTACCGTTGCCGTCTGATTTATACTGGTCGTCATACCACTGCACAAGCGCCTTGCCGCTGTCTTTAGCGTTTGGTTGTAATGAATTCGGATCAAGCGCTTCCCTAGCCTTGTCATTAAACGATTCTTCCACATTCATGCTGACGAATTTACTCAGCGGTTTGATTCTGAGGTTCTTCGCAGGGTCGAATGCTGATCCAAGAGGCTTCTCGCAGCCTCCTGCCTGAAATGGAGACTTGCCAATCCCCTGGTCAAAGCAGCCCACCTTTTTGAGCGACTGAATATGCGCCTCCCCGTCTTCCTGCCCCCCTGTTCCTTCAGGAAGCAGCACCGGGAAGAGCGTTGGAGCATCATACGCATTGCCATGTGTATAATGCGCTGTATTGGACAACAGCAGATTTTGACCGGCATAAATATTCCCCTTCATGTCAGGCGATCCGTTCAGGATAAGGTCTCCTTCGGATCCCAGGGCATACCGGAGAAAATCCGGGAACGTATCAATGACAATCTCCCGGCTAAGCTTCCGTTTTACACCGTTCACGACAGCTTCGGATCTCAGCGTAATCGGGTACTCCGTGGCAGAGGTGGATGACTTGTTATATTTGATTTCCGTAATTTTTGCCGAAACCTTATCCACACCGTTCGCACCCAGCTCAGAACCCAGCGTCAACTGGCCCGCTTTAATCTTTTCTTCTAGCTCACTCATATAATTCCGGATGACACCATCCAGCTTTTCCGGCTCAATATTTTTCGAATCCAGCTCCGAGAAAATATAGCTCGCTCCTTCATCCAGCGCTTTCTCGGCCAAATGCAAGCTTTGCACGTCATTCTCCCGCGTCTGCGTACGCTGGGCACCTCCGATTGCTGCCGCTACAACAGCCGTTCCCAGGATCGTCAGCAGCAGCGCCATGAACAGAACCATGACCAGAGCAGAGCCGTGTTCATCACGAAAGCGAATTTTCCTCATCACCATGACCTCCACTTTCGACTATTAAAAAGTGACTGTATACACTAGAATCCAAAACGGCTTTGCATATTTAGCTTATATGGCCGGTTCTCGTATATCTGCTCCAGCTCCAGGGATATGGAGAGTGTACCGCTTTGGCATAACGACAGTCCGCTGCAATCCACAGTCAAAGAAGATTGGTCCGTCAGAGCAGAGTCCAAGTTACGTGTCGCTTCAGCACCGATCGTTTCCACAATGGCATCCGGGTCTGCATCTGCATTCGAGCCTTGATCATGATATTGCTCGATAGACACTTTACCATCCGCAAATTGAATGACATGGGCCTGCTTCCCGCTTTTGCGCAAAACAACCGATGTCGTGCTGCCTGATATTTTGGGCTCGATGGAATCCGGCGAATACGTGTACAGCTCTGTAATGACTGCCGACATGATCAAATCCGCTTCATCCCGCAGTGAATTTTCAATGGAGATTTTATGATAGCTTCGCATTCCGAAGATGGTCAGTGAATATACCAGACCCAGCACCAAGGCCATGACAGCCAGCGTCGCGATCATCTCCAGCAGCGTAAAGCCCTCCTCCCGCCGGAAGCGTTTAACGAAGTTGTTCATTCGTAATATATCCCTCCACGACACTATCGGTTTGATGGCCGCCAGGTCCGCCTGCTCCACGGATCACGACTTTGACAGGAATCAGGTCTTTACTCATCTTTTGCTTTTGTGAATCTGAGAGCATCTGCTGATGCAAGTCCGCCTCGTATTCGACGTCGATCTCATACGCAACGTTATTAATCGTAGGATGGAGTACAGCAGCAAGCGTAGCAGCGTCGGTATCCGGAAAAATATTGCTGTATGTACCGGGTGAAGCTTCAGCCGCACTGCCGAGAATCGCGGGATGCTCTTCTCCGAATTTCTCCGCATGATAAAACTCATGTAATTTCCCGTAATCCTGCTTCTGCATAAACACGAGCGCATTGCGCGCCAAGTTGATCATCACGGTCTTGTTTTGATTGGATTTGGAATACGATAATGCATTACTGAAATAGGAGGCAAGAACTATAGATACGATAGAAAAGATCACAATTGCCGCCAGAACCTCTACCAAAGTAAAACCTTTTTCCTGCTTTGAGACGGTTTTAAACACCTCTGCCGACTCTCCTTCGCGTGACCTTCATATAAATAGCTAAAAATGGATAATATGTACTATTTCATTATATGCTTTGTCCTCTTTGGTCAGCAATCCCCAACTATGAAAATACAGCAAAAAAGCCGGTAGAATCAGAGATTCCAAGACCGGCTTCATCATTATCAAACATAGTTCATATGAACTATTTTAGCTAAAAATCTTATTGATGCTCTTCAAGCCAGTGCACTGTCATCTGCATCAGCACTTCACTGCGCTTGACGGCATTTGCCACCTGGTCTGTTGCTGTACCGCCGTATACGTTACGGGCGTTGACCACGGTCTCCGGCTGAAGTACTTCGTAAATCGCTTCGTCGAACAGATCTGAAAACTGCGTGAACTCATCCATCGTCAGATCGAGCAAGTACTTGCCGTTCTGAATGCAGTAAAGCACCGTTTTCCCGATAACTTCATGCGCCTGGCGGAACGGAAGGCCTTTGCCCACGAGGAAGTCGGCGATATCCGTTGCATTGGAAAAGTCTTTGTTCACAGCCTCGCGCATTCGCGATTTGTTCACCTTCATGGTGGCAATCATCGGTGCGAACAGCTGCAGCGCACCTTCAAGCGTCGCTACGGTGTCGAACATGCCCTCTTTGTCTTCCTGCATATCCTTGTTGTAGGCCAGCGGCAGGGATTTCAGCACTGTAAGCAGACCCATCAGATTGCCATAGACACGGCCTGTTTTGCCGCGAACCAGCTCTGGCACATCCGGATTCTTCTTCTGCGGCATGATGCTGCTGCCTGTGCAGAACGCGTCGTCCAGCTCGATGAAGTTAAACTCAGTACTGCTCCACAGCACCAGTTCTTCCGACAGGCGGGAGAGATGCATCATGATGATCGAAGCGTCAGACAGGAACTCAACGATAAAATCACGATCGCTGACGGCATCCAGGCTATTTTCATAGACGCGGTCAAACTGCAGCTGCTCTGCCACGAAATGGCGGTCAATCGGGAACGTTGTTCCTGCCAAGGCACCCGCCCCGAGCGGAAGCACGTTAATACGCTTGTAGCTGTCCATCAGACGCTCAATATCACGCTGGAACATCGAAACGTACGCCATCAAGTGATGGGCGAACAGAATCGGCTGTGCCCGCTGCAGATGCGTGTAGCCAGGCACGATCGTATCCAGGTTATCTCTGGCTTGTCCCACCAAGGATTTTTGCAGCTCATGCAGCATGCCCGACAGCTCGACCACGCGTTTGCGCAGATATAGATGCATATCCGTTGCTACTTGGTCATTGCGGCTGCGTCCAGTATGCAGCTTCCCGCCAACCGGACCGATCTCGGCAATGAGGTTTTTTTCCACGTTCATATGAATATCTTCATCCGAAACCGAGAACTCGATTTCATTATTATGGATCTTATCCAGCACTTTGTTCAGACCGGCTTTGATGGTTTCAACATCCTCCTGCGGCAAAATCCCGCATTTGCCCAGCATCGTTACATGTGCAAGACTTCCTTGAATGTCTTCCTCTGCAAGCGCCTGGTCAAACCCGATGGATGCAGTATACTCGTCCACCAAATGGTTGGTCTGCTTCGTAAAGCGCCCTCCCCACAGTTTACTCACTTATGTTCTCTCCTCTCTGACGGCAGAGGGCCGTCCCTCCTCACCTGGAAAAGGAACGGCCGCCAATGCCTTGCCGCTGCGCGGTTCAATCATTTATTGGTTCTGTTCTACGCCAGTGCTTACTTTAAGACGAAGTGCGTTCAAGCGGATAAAGCCCGTTGCATCCCCTTGATCGTATGCTTGCGTCGGATCGGCTTCCATTGTGGCAATATCCGGATTGTACAAGCTTACCGGACTCTTCACGCCTGCGGCGATAATGTTGCCTTTATACAGCTTCACGCGAACCGTGCCCGATACGTTCTTTTGGCTTTCGGTTACCAGCGCCTGCACAGCCAGACGTTCCGGAGCAAACCAGAAGCCGTTGTACACGAGGGTACTGTAACGGGTAATCAGGCTGTCACGCAGGTTCATGACTTCGCGGTCCATCGTGATGGATTCCATTTTGCGGTGAGCGGTGAACAGGATTGTGCCGCCCGGCGTTTCATACACACCACGGCTCTTCATGCCGACAAAGCGGTTTTCCACCATGTCCACGCGTCCGATGCCATGCTTGCCGCCCAGCTCATTCAGCTTTTCCATGACTTGCAGCGGGTTCAGCTTTTCGCCGTTCAGCGCAACGCAGTTACCTTGTGCGAATTCGAGATCAAGGTATTCCGCTTCATCCGGAGCATCCTCAGGGGACGCGCTCAGCAGGAACATTTCTTTATTTTCAGGTGCGCTTGCGTCAAACCAAGGATCTTCCAGCACGCCGCTCTCATAGCTGATATGCAGCAGGTTGCGGTCCATGGAATAAGGCTTGGCTGCAGAAGCTGTAACCGGAATGCCGTGCTTTTCGGCAAAAGCGATCATCTCAGCGCGGCCCGGGAAGTCGTTACGGAACTCTTCAAGGCGCCATGGCGCGATGACATCGATATCCGGAGCGAGTGCGGCTACGCCCAGTTCGAAGCGAACCTGGTCATTCCCTTTACCGGTTGCCCCGTGGGCAATGGCTGTTGCGCCTTCAGCACGCGCAATCTCAACCATACGCTTAGCGATCAACGGGCGTGCAATACTGGTGCCGAGCAGGTACTGGCCTTCATACAGCGCGCCTGCCTGGAACATCGGATAAATAAAGTCCTTCGCGAATTCATCGCGCAGATCATCGATGTATACTTTGGAAGCGCCTGTTGCCAGTGCTTTTTCCTCAAGGCCGTCGAGTTCTTCCTTTTGTCCGATATCCGCTGTAAAAGCGATGATTTCCGCATCATAGGTTTCTTTGAGCCATTTGAGAATAATAGATGTGTCCAGGCCGCCGGAGTAGGCGAGCACGATTTTTTCTTTTGCCATGTGTTGAACTTCCTTTCTTTTTACGCTTCGTAGTTCAATTATATCCCATTCGGGATGGTTAGGTTGAAATGAAAATAATTCTCTGATTCTAAATCTCTGATTCGTGCGGATGCGCCGCTGCAGTGACTTATCGTTCGTCGGGTGTGACCGCTCCGGATACGGATCGTTCTTCCGATCGCTGTTGTTCCCGAATTTCTTTATTTAACTTTTAAAAGGTAGAAATTCGGGAACAAAGCTTATGCTTACGGTGCTAGCTTTCCTACGGAAAGCTTTTAGGCGACCGCTACCGCTTCTTCAGATCGATTCCGTCCCCTCCGCTGCTGCGTGGCTTATCCTATATCTACGAGTTACGAGTTACGAGTTACGAGGTACGAGGTACAAGGTAAAAGGTACAAGCCTAATATCCTAAGAATTACTCGCCCATGAGTTATTGTTCGAATAGCATTCGTCTGACCTCTCACTATGGGCTTGTCAATTCAAGCATAATAACCTTCTCCTAACCCATCAACGCGGCCATCAAAGCCTTCTGCGCGTGCAGGCGGTTCTCGGCCTGATCGAAAATAACGGAGTTCTTGCCGTCGATCACACCTGCGCTCACTTCTTCACCGCGGTGTGCCGGAAGGCAGTGCATGAACAAATAGTCGCTCTTGGCGCCTTTTGCTAGTTCTTCATCCACTTGGTAGTCTTTGAAAGCAGCCTCGCGGATTTTTTGCTCTTCTTCAAAGCCCATGCTCGCCCATACATCCGTATAGATGACGTCAGCATCCTTCACGGCTTCCTGCGGATTGCGTGTCACAACGATCTCCGCGCCGGTTTCCTTGGCGATCTCACGGCTTTGTTTTACCACTTCGGCATCCGGTTCATAACCTTCCGGACTTGCAATGGATACATGCACGCCGAGCTTCGCTCCGCCGATCATAAGGGAATGCGCCATGTTGTTGCCGTCGCCGATGTAGGCCAGCTTGAGGCCTTTTAGCGTACCTTTGTGCTCGTATACGGTTTGGAAGTCCGCCAGAACCTGGCATGGATGCGCCAGATCGCTGAGGCCGTTAATGACCGGCACGGATGCATATTTAGCCAGATCGGTCACGTTGTGATGTCCGAAGGTACGGATCATGATGCCGTCAAGATAACGGGAAAGCACCTGCGCCGTATCGCTGATGATTTCGCCGCGTCCGAGCTGGATATCATTTTTACTCAAAAAGAGTGCGTGCGCGCCCAGCTGGAACGCTCCAACCTCAAAAGATACACGCGTACGAGTAGAGGATTTTTCAAAAATAAGTCCGATCGTTTTGCCTTTCAGCGGCTGGTAAACCTCACCGTTCTTTTGCTTCCGCTTCAATTCAACGGCCAATTCAATCAAATACTGAATCTCAGCCGGGGTGTAATCGTCGAGTTCGAGCAAGTCCCGGCCTTTCAAGTTTACATGCTGCAGCTTTTCTGCCTGGGTCATGGGTGTTCCTCCTTTTTCTCATTCGTTCTTTAGCTTGCTTAATCACTAATGATGAAAATATTTATAGTGTTAGTCTTTTTTTACGGCTGTATGGTCATGGATCACGTCGGCGATAATGCTTACCGCCTGATCGATTTCTTCCTTCGTTACGTAAAGGTTTGGCAGCAGGCGGATCACGTTTGGTCCAGCAGTGATAAACAGCAGGCCACGCTTCTGTCCTTCAAGCACCAATTCGCTCACGGGTTCGGCACACTCGATGCCAATCAAAAGTCCAAGGCCGCGGATGGCTTTAACATGCGGATTGTTCGCAAGCTTCTCCGATAGCTGTTCCTTCAAATATTTTCCCATCTCTGCCGCACGCTGCGGAAGCTGGTCCTCCAGGATCGTCTCTATGGTGGCGATGATGGCCGCCGTAGCAATCGGCGTTCCCCCGAAGGTCGAGCCATGGCTGCCTGCGCTGAATGCGTCCCGTAGGAATGCCTTGCCGAGCATGGCTCCCGTCGGGAATCCGCTGGCAATGCCTTTAGCCAAGGTGAAAATATCCGGCTCAATGCCATAATGTTCATGCGCGAACAGTTTGCCTGTACGGCCCATGCCGGTTTGTACTTCGTCAATGATCAACAGCAGGCCATGCTCTTCGCACAGCTTTTTCACGGCTTGAACAAATTCCGGCTCAACCGGAAGCACGCCGCCTTCTGCCAGCACCAATTCAAACATGATCGCCGCGGTTTGGTCGGTAATAGCCGCTTTTAAAGCATCGAGATCATGAAGCGGCACGCTTTTGAAGCCTTCAGGAAGCGGCAGGAAGCCTTCCTTCACTTTATCCTGACCTGTTGCGGTCAATGTGGCCAGCGTCCGTCCATGGAAGGATTGGACAAAAGTAATGATTTCAAAGCGTCCGCTGCCTTTAATCTTCTGGTGATAACGGCGGGCCAGCTTAATTGCCGCTTCATTGGCCTCGGCGCCACTATTGCAGAAAAACACAGCATCAGCGCAGCTGTTCGCGGTCAAAAGTGCAGCAGCCTTTTCTTGATTCGGAATCTGGAACAGATTCGAGACATGCCACAGCTCATCAAGCTGATCCTTCAGCTTCGCCTTTACTTTCTCGGGTGCATGACCCAGGTTGGTAACGGCAATACCGCTCATGAAATCGAGATACTTGTTCCCTTGATCGTCCCATAACCAGCTTCCTTGGCCTTTAACCAAACTAATCGGATATCTGGCATATGTCGGAAACAGCGAGCTGGACTGTCCTGCAGGGTTGCTCATTGAAATCACTCCTGTCACTTGGATTATTTTAAAAATCATATCTGGTTTGGCATTGTGCACGGTAGCCGCTACGGTTACGGATCGTTCTTCCGATCGCTGTTGCCTCCAAATTTTTTTGATTATCCCTTAAGCGGTGAAAATTCAGAGGCAAAGCATATGCTTCCGAAGCGAGCTTTCCTACGGAAAGCTTTTAGGCGAACGCTATCGCTTCTTCAGTACGATTCCATCCCCTTCGCTAACTATGCTTCATAACGAGCACAAATCATATTAAATGAATTTCTTACGATCTCAGTTTTCTTTGTTCCTTATCTCACAATACGCGTCCCGATCGTTTCGCCTTGAAGCACCCGGCTCAGCACCCTCGCTTCGCTGCCATTTACGATAACCACTTCCTGCACGTCGCCCTGGATGCAGCTGACTGCGGCTTTGACTTTCGGAATCATGCCGCCGTAAATATCGCCGCTGGCAATCATGTCCTCGATCTGCTGCACCGTCACAACAGGGAGAACCTGTTTGATGCCTTCGATCTCTTTCATAATGCCGGGAACATCCGTGACGACGATCATTCGGTCCGTCCCCAGATACGAAGCTACAGCACCCGCCGCCGTATCGGCGTTGATGTTATAACGTTGTCCGCTTGCATCCACGCCAACTGGGGCAATAACCGGCATATAACCCATAGCCGTAATGCCTTGAATGATGTCTGACTGCACCTGCGTCACGTCGCCGACCCAGCCGACTTCAGCCGCATTCGCTACAGGCTGTGCCTGAATCAACGCTCCATCGACGCCGGAGATGCCAAGCGCCCTGCCCCCGCTCTGCTGAATGCGTCTGACAATCTGCTTGTTAATGCTGCCTGCAAGCACCATCTCCACCACGTCCAGTACCGCTTCCGTCGTCCGGCGCAGACCATTCACGAACTCCGTATCAATCCCGAGCTTCTCCAGATTTTCCGAAATAGCCGGGCCCCCGCCATGGACGATGACAGGCTGAATGCCGGATGCCTGCAGCTGCTTCAAATCCTCAAAAAAGGAATCCGGCAGTGCCGCCAATGTACTTCCGCCGCATTTCATGACGAAGCTTTGTTTGCTTGCTGCATCCTCAGCCGCGGTTTGCTCCTGCTGATCCAATGTATTCACAGCTCTCTCATCCCCATTCTGCTCTATCTAAGTCCGGTAAGCCGCATTAATGCGGACATAATCGTAGGTCAGGTCACAGCCCCAAGCCGTCGCATGACCCTCACCATGATGGAGATCAACCACAATACGGACGGTGTCGCCCTTCAGATATTTCAAAGCCTCTTCCTCATCAAACACTACCGGGCGTGAGCCCTCCAGAACCGAAATATCGCCAATGTGGATATCAACGGTTTCCGGATTCACCGGCTCGCCTGCGCGTCCAACCGCTGCAATAATCCGTCCCCAGTTCGCGTCTGCACCAAATACAGCCGATTTCACGAGACTCGATCCAATCACGGTTTTGGCAATCGCACGTGCGGACTGATCGCTCACCGCTCCGTTCACGTTTACTTCAACCAGCTTCGTTGCTCCTTCGCCGTCGCGGGCAATCGCTTGAGCCAGCACTTGGCATACATAGGTGAATCCAGCTGCAAAAGCTTCCCAATCCGGATGGGACGGATTCAGCGTTTCATTACCCGCCAGACCGCTTGCCATTGTGATCAGCATATCATTGGTGCTTGTATCTCCGTCCACTGTAATCATATTAAAGGTCACATCAGTCGCCTGCCGCAAAAGCTGCTGCAGCACGTCAGCCTCAATCACAGCATCCGTCGTCATAAAAGCCAGCATGGTCGCCATGTTCGGATGAATCATGCCCGATCCTTTGGCTGCTCCGGCAATATTAATCTCCTTACCATTAACCACTACCGCAACACAGGCTTCTTTCTTCACGAGATCCGTTGTCAAAATCGCCTGCGAGAAATCCTCTGCTCCGGCAGCTTCACTGCTCAGCCGCTGCGGCAATCCTGCGATGCCTGCCGTAACGCAGTCCATCTTGAGCAGCTCGCCGATCACTCCCGTTGAAGCAACAGCCACATCCTGCTCTGCAACGCCCAGATGGCGTGCTGCATCTGCCCGAATCGTATACGCATCAGCTTCACCTTGCTGCCCGGTGCAGGCATTGGCATTGCCGCTGTTAACGACAACGGCCTGCAGTCTGCCGCCCTGCAGGCTCTCACGCGTCACCTTC is a window from the Paenibacillus sp. J23TS9 genome containing:
- a CDS encoding DUF5057 domain-containing protein, which translates into the protein MKRKIKLVIPLVIVIVLLALIVPYRLTKVNAVEEPPYQVNILEIVDQTDYSVLRDKLKNVSNVKVDVMRMKTFVAMREDISGQYDAIYIANAYFTDVKGKVTSTNYSTDGVAPFKKSGDTTNQKAAHQTTSVMNDITQLKADEIKENYINKGLPVIVHDNVLLQKASSSGKRVLYKTFKEYENFKGTKGNVYLVNDTELNQLIDQIKISSSTLYQQLHQRPRIQLTSKPDDYNGTSSSRTYKAGDTLTFKFNAYNVQNLSDNRITAKLNLSVDKVFKYTDDNQVALKTITQASGNELTYNLPKAYSGLLYWKLDVSNSITGLIDSLSGTIRYQDEKTVVRVLQVMPDSGSSSSLLSGSNMTQSYLKSDDYELKINPISFKAFKTMVAENTKTALNGKYDMVVFGFKDSYNEGSSLDAGTAGVVHEFIQSGQGVMFTHDTIYKSTTSSNPWVDHFQSDTGQINPETNLGLGNPLSGTSTKVVNTGLLTQFPFDLSKTPASGSIGQIATTHNQYFTLDLDDENVVPWYNINSTGRDVDDSWNHYYTYTKGNVTYSGTGHTSTGFPNWEQRLFVNTMYRAFIGANHAPEITVISPKENAVIPSYQKIPVSYTVNDLDLKDRNIMTQVKILQNDQVISSFPLEEDKVLSGSTISYNLENPLKDIKDEGRLKIVITAHDLHGAQAEPKIINIIVKKSKDSLQVDRSLREDQRGKDIFTDEALDITYTVKPVAIPTELGTIDPAKMIVTDLRFNEKLPPNLEVGEIKLDSSKGSIQKTGSLKEGYTLTGTLSNVTYLLSEDGQNYMTNPEDSIQFIVPVIPKEKGNYLLDQSTLGFRDFDEQSKKAAFPVISFTAKKRLTELSIGKEYTILKGTSIVLPVTYKPEDVDPKSLVFSWSSADPKIASVDDQGKVTGNNAGTTTVTVRSTDGSHLEASAKITVFDPVLTLKAPEQIKVNQAGKLQAIMDQKYLQNVKLTWKFRGAGDDMKAVLIDSGDAWSRDLKGIAVGPVTVEVTLEAVLAGSTTKVQSAASAQVIIINPLESISIDGESSVVIGKTIALKPVLNPTDAENVPPLVWSFKGADDSKYAKLEVTAEGVTVTGKQKGTVTVQLKVGNLVAEHAVVIKQSLTGLQLPYSLTIYEGDLFDLTTKLAMLPHGGVVPDQVKSGLIWVSNNTNNVTVIPSGAHAGTITGQHVGQAIVTVTFKDDPNIKAEIIIEVKKKSAGATGNDRY
- a CDS encoding type II secretion system protein J, with the translated sequence MNNFVKRFRREEGFTLLEMIATLAVMALVLGLVYSLTIFGMRSYHKISIENSLRDEADLIMSAVITELYTYSPDSIEPKISGSTTSVVLRKSGKQAHVIQFADGKVSIEQYHDQGSNADADPDAIVETIGAEATRNLDSALTDQSSLTVDCSGLSLCQSGTLSISLELEQIYENRPYKLNMQSRFGF
- a CDS encoding prepilin-type N-terminal cleavage/methylation domain-containing protein — translated: MFKTVSKQEKGFTLVEVLAAIVIFSIVSIVLASYFSNALSYSKSNQNKTVMINLARNALVFMQKQDYGKLHEFYHAEKFGEEHPAILGSAAEASPGTYSNIFPDTDAATLAAVLHPTINNVAYEIDVEYEADLHQQMLSDSQKQKMSKDLIPVKVVIRGAGGPGGHQTDSVVEGYITNEQLR
- the argH gene encoding argininosuccinate lyase gives rise to the protein MSKLWGGRFTKQTNHLVDEYTASIGFDQALAEEDIQGSLAHVTMLGKCGILPQEDVETIKAGLNKVLDKIHNNEIEFSVSDEDIHMNVEKNLIAEIGPVGGKLHTGRSRNDQVATDMHLYLRKRVVELSGMLHELQKSLVGQARDNLDTIVPGYTHLQRAQPILFAHHLMAYVSMFQRDIERLMDSYKRINVLPLGAGALAGTTFPIDRHFVAEQLQFDRVYENSLDAVSDRDFIVEFLSDASIIMMHLSRLSEELVLWSSTEFNFIELDDAFCTGSSIMPQKKNPDVPELVRGKTGRVYGNLMGLLTVLKSLPLAYNKDMQEDKEGMFDTVATLEGALQLFAPMIATMKVNKSRMREAVNKDFSNATDIADFLVGKGLPFRQAHEVIGKTVLYCIQNGKYLLDLTMDEFTQFSDLFDEAIYEVLQPETVVNARNVYGGTATDQVANAVKRSEVLMQMTVHWLEEHQ